Proteins found in one Hoplias malabaricus isolate fHopMal1 chromosome 17, fHopMal1.hap1, whole genome shotgun sequence genomic segment:
- the fosl1a gene encoding fos-related antigen 1a produces the protein MYPNYRSVGRGTEQNFSENSSGSRSANVTLTTSSVTPQLQEQKYSAAGSSSFVPSLNAITSNQDLQWLVQPSLLPTAGPSRPIRQPYPLPPRISSMNPLPAPQPHFLRPGVIRPPTGPGGSTRRRNDEQLSQEELERRRIRRERNKLAAAKCRNRRRELTDTLQSETDLLEDEKSRLQKEIADLQKEKEKLELVLEAHRPICKVQDSDSDSDSSAILPSLSGIKIESVDSELAGPSRECKSSTKQEKPKQEKPRPKITIPPPPSVSAANVNLESDSLNTPILISTPSLTPFTASMVFTYPTTSLEASASTSTQTFSHPSVSFSHHGTSHHVQNPEPCGIAHRRSSSSGDQSDQSLNSPTILTL, from the exons ATGTATCCGAACTACAGGAGTGTGGGCAGAGGAACCGAACAGAACTTTTCTGAGAACAGTTCTGGCTCCAGATCTGCTAACGTTACTCTCACTACCAGCTCTGTCACACCTCAGCTCCAGGAG CAAAAGTATTCAGCAGCGGGATCCAGTTCGTTTGTGCCCAGTCTCAATGCCATTACTTCAAACCAGGACCTGCAGTGGTTGGTCCAGCCCTCACTGCTGCCAACCGCCGGGCCATCCAGACCCATTCGCCAGCCTTACCCACTGCCACCAAGAATCAGCTCCATGAACCCCCTCCCAGCTCCACAGCCACATTTTCTCAGACCAGGGGTCATCAGACCTCCTacaggacctggaggttcaACAAGACGCAGAAATGATGAACAG TTGTCCCAAGAAGAACTCGAAAGGCGAAGGATCAGAAGGGAACGAAACAAACTCGCTGCTGCTAAGTGTCGGAACCGCCGCCGGGAACTGACAGACACACTTCAAAGC GAGACAGACCTGTTGGAAGATGAAAAGTCTCGTCTGCAGAAAGAGATTGCAGACcttcagaaagagaaagagaagttgGAACTGGTTCTAGAGGCTCACCGACCCATCTGCAAAGTCCAAGACTCCGACTCTGACTCCGACTCCAGTGCTATCCTTCCTTCTCTGAGTGGAATCAAAATCGAGTCAGTGGATTCTGAACTTGCTGGACCTTCCAGAGAATGCAAGAGCAGCACCAAGCAGGAGAAACCCAAGCAGGAGAAACCCAGGCCTAAAATTACCATTCCACCACCACCTTCAGTCAGTGCTGCAAATGTCAATCTGGAGTCCGACTCCCTCAACACTCCCATCCTCATCTCCACCCCTTCACTGACTCCATTCACCGCAAGCATGGTCTTCACCTATCCCACCACCTCTCTGGAGGCAAGTGCTAGCACCTCAACTCAGACCTTCAGCCATCCTTCTGTCTCCTTTTCTCATCATGGTACAAGTCATCATGTCCAAAACCCAGAGCCATGTGGTATTGCCCATCGCCGTAGCAGCAGCAGCGGAGACCAGTCAGATCAGTCTCTCAACTCACCAACAATCCTCACCCTTTAA